A genomic window from Chaetodon auriga isolate fChaAug3 chromosome 13, fChaAug3.hap1, whole genome shotgun sequence includes:
- the cfap91 gene encoding LOW QUALITY PROTEIN: cilia- and flagella-associated protein 91 (The sequence of the model RefSeq protein was modified relative to this genomic sequence to represent the inferred CDS: inserted 2 bases in 1 codon) produces the protein MTTSVTVPKKNYAVKGVRRQRVYDYLYDPVYTVSSEVDHARSSLKAYASKDRVRRVPEFGSMFSTLPHFPQYTVQLDPADPVPASIDHRWRGQTEQRKEALQQLAGVFPNAQSWLKRDECHVTGADHWKYFKRPLIPFAQHIPPVVIFTFPKEDFTSTGGNNAEQQPAHITVGVQTDYRESEAQTDPYSPEYVVQPGTTPSELLQLAALTWGRGLPAGLAEVEMIQRARAKRAWEATLPPLDDLSQLDKRRRMMEEMEAKEWAFREGEIQKLQEARLAVLKDLLRQRDEDQKEDTSERLNQIYSNHQKDKETKLHKIHSDYIRSLRKLEAKRRNVDGKLERPAIVRDYTSSWTHRGTFTNRNAPNNELKSHYLDTYEGLIKLEAGLSASVLKRPKVSTIKDVIKPPVCSAVKLIEKYKALRKEENKDVTEKSLRFLVKKEKPVPRPVTPRVEEPPEGDEETELAVIYLQKLLRGRSVQYEMFKGKENHLELIQELRTVHAPQREEQELQKAEKELIMSLKKQRDKHRHKISQEEASQARVVGAELEHLFDTLSKELIRLQEERRIHAFTLLAERDRRLREAEESGRRQVEERRRREEDEIFRQVVQVHQETVDLYLEDTILETLEQTADQQAREEIRRRAREVNDIAYAMEESRNHLQSEEIVSELVYSFLIPEVEKIRVRQRVHQRQQRHLQAAQRIIEETAEHSGILPGPLEPPXPSLKEMISQVEQAQGREAEQLHT, from the exons TCCTAAGAAAAACTATGCTGTTAAAGGTGTTAGGCGGCAACGGGTTTATGACTACTTGTATG ATCCAGTTTACACAGTGTCATCGGAGGTAGACCATGCCAGGTCCAGCCTCAAGGCCTATGCGTCTAAGGACCGAGTA AGGAGAGTGCCCGAGTTTGGGTCTATGTTCAGTACTTTGCCCCACTTCCCACAATATACTGTTCAGCTGGACCCTGCAGACCCAGTACCAGCCTCTATTGATCATCGCTGGCGAGGCCAAACAGAGCAGCGCAAAGAGGCACTACAGCAACTGGCTGG GGTCTTTCCAAATGCTCAGTCATGGTTGAAAAGGGATGAGTGCCATGTGACCGGAGCTGATCATTGGAAATACTTTAAACG TCCTCTGATTCCCTTCGCACAGCACATCCCCCCGGTTGTGATTTTCACTTTCCCAAA aGAAGATTTCACATCCACTGGTGGAAACAATGCTGAGCAACAGCCAGCCCACATCACTGTGGGGGTCCAGACAGACTACAGGGAAagtgaagcacagacagaccCATACAGCCCTGAGTATGTGGTACAACCTGGAACAACTCCCTCAGAGCTCCTGCAGCTGGCAGCTTTGACTTGGG GTCGTGGTCTACCTGCAGGCCTGGCAGAAGTGGAAATGATACAGCGGGCACGTGCCAAACGAGCGTGGGAGGCCACCCTTCCCCCACTGGATGACCTCAGTCAGCTGGACAAAAGGAGACGTatgatggaggagatggaggccaAAGAGTGGGCtttcagagagggagaaatcCAAAA GTTGCAAGAGGCTCGTCTTGCTGTGCTGAAGGACCTCTtgaggcagagagatgaggaCCAGAAAGAGGACACAAGCGAGAGACTGAACCAGATATATTCCAACCACCAAAAAGACAAGGAGACCAAGCTACACAAGATTCACAGTGACTACATCAGAT CACTGAGAAAACTGGAAGCTAAGAGGAGAAATGTGGATGGGAAGCTCGAGCGGCCTGCCATTGTCAGAGACTATACAAGTTCTTGGACCCACAGGGGTACATTCACCAATAGGAACGCCCCCAATAATGAGTTAAAAAGCCACTACTTAGACACATATGAAG GCTTGATAAAGCTAGAGGCAGGACTCTCTGCCTCAGTCCTGAAAAGGCCTAAAGTCAGCACCATCAAGGATGTAATCAAGCCCCCTGTGTGCAGCGCGGTAAAACTGATAGAGAAATACAAG GCcctgaggaaggaggagaacaAGGATGTGACGGAGAAATCTTTGCGTTTTCTTGTCAAGAAGGAGAAGCCTGTTCCTCGTCCTGTCACGCCCAGAGTGGAGGAGCCACCAGAG GGTGATGAGGAGACAGAGCTTGCAGTCATCTACTTGCAGAAGCTACTGAGAGGAAGAAGTGTCCAATATGAG ATGTTTAAGGGCAAGGAGAACCATCTGGAGCTCATCCAGGAACTGAGGACTGTACACGCCccacagagggaggagcaggagctaCAGAAGGCTGAGAAAGAGCTCATAATGTCCCtgaaaaagcagagagacaaGCACAGGCACAAg ATCTCTCAAGAGGAGGCGTCTCAGGCCAGAGTGGTAGGCGCAGAACTTGAACACTTGTTCGACACCTTGTCCAAAGAGCTGATTCGTCTCCAGGAAGAGCGCAGGATCCATGCCTTTACACTACTGGCTGAGAGAGACCGTCGACTACGAGAGGCTGAGGAGAGTGGAAGGAGACAGGTGGAGGAGCGCAGacgcagagaggaagatgagatcTTCAGACAa GTGGTGCAGGTGCACCAGGAAACTGTAGATTTGTATTTGGAGGACACCATCCTGGAGACCTTGGAGCAGACAGCTGACCAGCAGGCCAGAGAGGAGATCCGCAGGAGGGCAAGGGAGGTCAATGACATCGCTTATGCCATGGAGGAAAG CAGGAACCATCTTCAGTCAGAGGAGATTGTGTCGGAGTTGGTGTACAGTTTCCTTATCCCAGAGGTTGAGAAGATCAGGGTCAGACAAAGAG tgcaccagaggcagcagagacacttGCAGGCAGCTCAGAGGATAATTGAGGAGACTGCAGAGCATTCTGGGATCCTTCCTGGTCCCCTAGAGCCTCC ACCGAGTCTCAAGGAGATGATCAGCCAAGTGGAGCAGGCACAGGGGAGGGAAGCGGAGCAGCTCCACACTTAA